In Populus nigra chromosome 10, ddPopNigr1.1, whole genome shotgun sequence, the following proteins share a genomic window:
- the LOC133704906 gene encoding uncharacterized protein LOC133704906 has translation MSRSRLAKKLQPAKKALKQFAKTLQSKLHDLNLSKAVKVIKTNTDRLLAYCSSRLFLPFKKRSITKPRGRSRQFNHRYSNKTMLYNTLPPIYIDNLYASEPSLMSARHFHAHAETSSAGKAVTVEQDVPRKEDKARKKSVYSIEDAWREVVARSPQLRPVDERAEEFIYKFREEIKLQKEKSILEYEERLARGA, from the coding sequence ATGTCCCGCTCAAGACTTGCAAAGAAGCTTCAACCAGCCAAGAAGGCATTGAAACAATTCGCCAAGACACTGCAATCAAAACTCCATGATCTCAACCTTTCTAAAGCAGTCAAGGTCATCAAAACCAACACCGATCGCCTCCTTGCTTATTGCTCTAGCCGTCTCTTTCTTCCTTTCAAGAAACGTTCCATAACAAAACCAAGAGGCCGCAGCCGCCAGTTTAACCATCGTTACAGCAATAAAACTATGCTTTATAATACCTTACCGCCTATATACATAGACAACCTCTATGCCTCAGAACCAAGCTTGATGTCTGCCAGGCATTTCCACGCACATGCAGAAACAAGTAGTGCAGGTAAAGCTGTGACTGTTGAGCAAGATGTCCCAAGAAAAGAAGACAAGGCAAGGAAGAAGAGCGTGTATAGCATTGAAGATGCATGGAGAGAAGTTGTTGCTAGATCACCGCAGCTGCGGCCAGTGGATGAGAGGGCTGAAGAATTTATATACAAATTTCGTGAAGAGATTAAGCTTCAAAAGGAGAAATCAATTCTTGAATATGAGGAGAGGTTGGCTAGGGGTGCCTAG